GGGCCTTGTTTAATTGTTATAAAGTGTAAATATGAACTTATAAATAATGCCTTGCTTTTAAAATATATCCTTACATAATACATTATGAGTACAGAATTCATCACAAGTGTTATCCCATTGCAACTATTACTATTGTGATGGAAgagaataaatacattaaaatgcgACTTCACTATAGTAAATAACATGTGATTTAATTTAACGGTGTGATTTAATTTAACCGTGACTGTGGATGTTTCAGAGACCAGCCCGGAGCAGTTCACACAGCCACGATCCTCTGAGATCCACTCCAAGAAAACAGTTCTGATCAAGACCATAGAGACCCGTGATGGAGAGGtgacacaagcacatacacacatgtctCTCTAAGGCAATAGCCATCTTTTCAGAGCTTTGATCATTTATGCAAACACCTCATTGCTGTTCCATTCTTCAACTCATCAGCTTGCTCATTTTTCTATTCATCTCTAGTCTAAAACGTCTCGTGAAGCAATGAGTGCAATGAGTGCCATGAGCGCTCAGTGTGTAAGTTAAGCAGCAGTTCCATTTTGTCTCATGCCCACTCTCGCACCTCCTAATGTTTCCTTAGAGAATCTAACCCCTTTACTTTAAAGGTCACTGGACTCAGCAAGAGGCACTGTAGGTCTGCAGCATCATTAACATCCACTCAATACTCATAATGGTTGTTCATAGTGCTGAGGAGAGTAAGAAATCAGAAAGCACTTAAGAAATCATTtcccagattttaaaaaattgcactCTCTCTATTATTTTCATCTGACAAATTTGAcccaaggggggcacggtggcttagtggctagcacgtttgcctcacacctccagggttgagggttctattcccgcctccgccttgtgtgcgtggagtttgcatgttctccccgtgcctcaggggtttcctccgggtactccggtttcctcccccggtccaaagacatgtatggtagattgattggcatctctggaaaattgtccgtagtgtgtgattgcgtgagtgaatgagagtgtgtgtgtgtgtgtgtgtgacctgcgatgggttaggcacaggctccccgtgacccgaggtagttcggataagcggtagaagatgaatgaatgaatgaatgaaatttaacacacatcattttatttcatcttacACCACAATGTGTTTTTTCCAGCACTTTATTTACCTTACACATATTTTATTAagcttaattttaattttatgcaCCTTACATTTCATCTGTGACTGATCTCCAATTGTCTCTTCTTGAAGGTTGTCAGTGAATCCACACAGCACCAGCAGGACGTCATTTAAAATAGAAGAAAAGTGTGAAGAAAACAGCAACAGAATTGAATCCAATCTAAAACAAGACATTTCCATGCCACACAGACCCTCACTATATACAGTGATGCTATGACCCACAATTACAGGCAGCTATGGATGAATAAAGGAGACAAAGCTGAAAGTGAATAAAGGCCAAAAGATTTCGAATGAAGATGAAACTGAAGCAGTTATTTGTTAAAGTGTACATCAATATTCAACTGCTAATACTCTGAATTttatatgtaagtgtgtgtctgtgtgcttgtgagtAAGTGGGTCACATGCATCATGATCTATCGTATACCACCATATGAGGCCTGCtaatttattttgtgcttttattaaaatgaaacttGAAACACAATCATCTGACATATTGCATGAAATGGTCACATAAATGTTTGTGAGATGTTTAATGATTCACAGATTTTTGGAAGGGGAACTACAATAAAAACCTGTTATATAATACAAACTATTGTTTGTTAGAATTAttaaaagggaagaaaaaataaataaattaattaataataataataataataataataataataataataataatcgttcCTTGGTGCTTATTGGATTATTGGACTGCTGTTTATTGATGGCCTTATACACCAGGGGTCATCAATCTTACTTACAAAGGCTGCAGGATTATATACCAGCAAACTGTGTGACTTCTGGACAGATAAGACTAAAAAccataacacacatacagacaggtgacaaatCAAAAGACACACCAAACATATTAGTGTTTGTAGACCACCACAAGCCACCAGAACAGTGCCTTAGCACATTTATTTTCACTGGAATTGTACAGACCAAAGAAAATAATTCTTAAGATATTCCAAATTTCTTCAAATCCTCccacaaatgtttatttagggTTAAGGTGTGACTGTGAATGCCATAGAGTGTGATTAACATTATTTTCATACTCATCAATTCATTCAGCTAGTTGAGACACCACTCCCATCAAGAAATGATTCAGGATAAAAGTGATCAGTCAGAGGAACTTCGTACTGACTTGCACTGACCTTTCACTCAAACCGGGGCAGCAAAATGCCTCTTACATCATTAAGGTGCCTCTCATTTATAGAGTTTTTCCTTATGACATTTCTGAAGCTGGAGCAGCTCTCCTCTTTCtacacatacaccaacacagTTAGCTGCTCAGCTCCTTTTCAATAACATTATCCTTCACTTCGGCAGCCAAATGTCAGCTCAGTAGGCTGGAGAAAAAGTGGATTTGTGGAATTTCTACCACTGTGACCTTTCCTATTCACTGCTTTTTAATCATCTTTCCTTATTCCTTTTCCAGCAAAAAATAAGAATCTTTCCTCACTGCTCTatttagttctctctctctctctctttctctctatttttctctcacacacacaatgtagactaagcaataacaacaaaaaaaggcaaaaaacacTCCTTAATTGTGAAGATGCACACTCCCTGATACTCTCTTGCTCATTATCAGTCTACAAGCCCTTAAATCCAGCTGTGAATGCTATTTTAGTAGGAGCAGGTGCTAATGCCCTCTCTCACTATGAAGGCTAGCAGTCTAGACACATCCTCCAGAGAATATGGGCACATTAGCAACAGGATCCCGAATGCTGGCTTGCAACAGAGTTCATAATCATGCTGAAACTGGTTGGCATTTCTCTCATCAGCAGTCTGGATCACCTCAAAGCTGCAACATGCAcagcacacacatcacacacaaatacataaaagGAAGGCTTTGAGGAAATCCCTGAGGTGGTTGTGGGATGATGGAAAGTTTAAAGCAAAAATGCATTTTCGCTGCACAGGCATTGGGCTTCAGAAATGGGTTTGTGTTAAAAGATCTGGGATttctggtataatgctggtggGGTGCTTTTTGAAAGTGCCTAAATTTTACTGTAACAGGTGGAGCTTTCTGAGTTGACAGGCAACATGAGTGACCAGAGTTATGGTATTTTGGTGGTCCACATTAGAAATTTCCCTGCagaaatcctaaaaaaaaaaaattttgaactGTTAGATGTGCCTAGATGTGAGACATGTAACTCGGAATTACTCCAATTGAAGAATAGTTTCATTTTTTATGTAGAGCAGAAAATTTcattcatgtactgtatagcaGAAATCTGATAATCTCACAGATCTTATTTTCCTATATTCGCTGCCCTTTAAAAAGAAGCAGCAACACCAAGCTGATCTGAATTTTAATCTTCCTCTGTGCACATTAATTCTGAGAAATGcaatttttatttctgcagaAAAATTGATTTCACATCATAGCTCTACTTGACATTGTTATAGCTGATGCATGGGCTGAAGTCAGTGGCATTTATAACGTATATGTGAAAACTAAAAATTCAGCTTACTGTGCTGAGCTaggacaaaaaatgtaaatataaaaagtacacACATAAGTACACACACTTCTGAAAAAAGGTCTTCAGAAGCACTTTATCATACTTAATTTTGTACAAACacatgcaataataataataataataataataataataataataataataataataataagcaacaAAGGCTTCTCCTGCTCATACCTTCCATCTGTCATtttcaaacaacaaaaatgttgaAATATAAATAGACCCAGTAGACTCATGATGACACTGCATCAGCATTCAGATGTAATTATGTATCaatcagagaaaaacacacaaaacatgacacTATTGGTAGGATATGTACAAATATGTTCAGCATTCAgctaaatgtacaaaatgtccAGAAGCAACAGATGCTGCTGTAgtaaaagacagtaaacagagCGAGGATGACTGCTTCAGTTCTTTACAGTTTTGAGTTCGAACCAGACTGAAGACGATTTACACATCCATGAGAGGAATAGGCAGGATGTAAACAAATGCTAACgtcaaaaatgacaaaatactaCGTTGATCGCCTTTTCGGTACtctgcatacatacacatgcacacttttCCTCCCCACAAAATTAGacatagaaacaaacacacacgcacacatacatacatatatacacacaaacatataataTCCCTGTTTAATGTGGCTGGACCACCATTTTAAATCTTCACTCTTATTCAGTCAATACCTTGGACACATTGAAAAACCTTCACAGTAGACAAGGACACTTTAAATCATCTGCACAAAAGCTCCCGTAGTTTCACAGTGTTACCTGCATCATTAGGGTAATCTGTTAATGCCTTATCCCCAACAGGTCTAATAGGAGTTGCTGCATGAAAGCTTTAACTAAGCCATATGGGACATAATGAGAGCTAAATTCAGTCTTAATTTTGACAATGAAAAATGGTGCCTTATTCACCCAACATCATCTGAATGAGGTAATCCAACACCAGCAAGTACTTGACATGCTTGGCAGTATGTCTCAGTAAAGGACCTGTAAGATCCTTTCCTTGGAAAAGTGCACAGAATTGGGCCATTAGTCCTGACAAACGAAGCTCACAGTTTTCTGCTCCTGTAAAATGTACCTATGGCCTCTTCTGTACTGTAAACAACCTTCCGGTGAATAGAGTGCATCCCCATAACTGGGCATATTTCCCTCCTGCAAGGAAGAGTTATAATGTCTGCTGTTAGACATGCTGTTTTGTTCAGAAACTAGTATGATTTATGTGTGATGGGGAGGCTTCAGAGCCACATTTGGTCCAGTGCTCAGTCTGAATAATGTCCCCTGTTTAAAATGGCTGTTACAAGTAATGAGCTCATTCTGCATGCCAAGGGACAGCGTACTGTCAAATAATGATCCGGGGAACCATGGAGGgccaggcacgcacacacacacacacaaacacacacacgcacacacacagtagtacaCAATTTCAATctagaaagagagaaactaTTTCCAGTCAGAGCCCTGATGAATAAGGTTGTTGACAAAAACATTCCTCCCCACTGCATCACTTATTACACAACAAAGCAGAGCCACAGCATGTGGGTCCACTGTATGAACGCTTCTTCTCCGTTCAGACTCTGAACTGAGGACTGCACAGGAGCAGGCCTGGTTGGAACAACGCCACTGAACACAAGGGGGCATGATCACACCCTCACTGCAGGTCCTGTATGAGCGGTCAGAGGGACCTGAGAGCCGCAGTCATAGTCTATATCCACTGTATGAGAGCTGCTAATCAATCTGCCGTGTGAGTAGCCACGTCTGTCCACGTGTCTGTCCCGGAAATGCTGAATGTAGCTCTGGATGAGAGGAGGCAAGAGAAAAAGCTGGTAATTTATAATAAGAACAGGACTACAAGTGGTATAGATGTTTggaaatattatattacaacACATCAAGATATTTTTCGAGGACATGATCATATCGCTGGGGAAAAATTTAATGTTTCAGTTGTTAGATCTAGAAACCATAATGCCAATTCCTCTCCTAAAATCATAATGTCAATACATTTCAACATCATGATAATACCCTCATATGCCCCAGACCTAATTTTAGCCAAAGTATATAATTTATGATGAGGGAGGGAACTAAGATAATCATGTGGTGTATGAAAGGACATATGGTTATAAAAGGACAATGAGAAATGGAATAAACAGCGATCAAACAGAATGAGCATAAGTGTTTACCGGCGAGAGAACATCTCCATCATAGCGCCGTGTGGGGTTGGGTTTCCTGCGATATGTGGGTTCTTGATGCTGGACTTTTGCAGGAGGGTTGGTGGAAAGAGGGTTAGACTGGGGAGGATGGTGGTATTTTTGTTTCTGCTTAtgctgcagctgctgctgctgttggggtttctgttgttgtttctgcttctttttcctgttttctcttctctcctctttttgCCGAATCTTCATCAGCTGCAGCCGCCTCTGCTGATGACTGATGAACACTTTATGGACAAGAGGGAGGAAGGAGAGGGAGGAAAGAGAGGGATGGGCAGAGagtgggagggagagaaagtgaTAGAGGAAGATTTAAATCAAGTAAGAGGAAAGCCATTTGTTCTTATAGAAAAAGAGGACAGCTCAGAAAGACAGAGGGctagagagacaaagagagatagagatagaggtagatagagagagatagagagatttGTGACAAACAAACTCAATGAGGAGGACAGCTTGCTCATTTTCCACACCAGTTCATATCACCCATCATGCATATACACTACGAGAtgttttctcattcattcatttcaattttgCTGAAATGTAAAGACAATAAACTGTATGTACAAGTCAGATATCTCTCCCATTGATCCGCCAACACGATGCCAAACAaactgctgagtgttttgacacTTTCTGCCTCTCCACATGCCTAAATCAGCATTCACATTCTGTTCCTTGTCACTAATAGAGGCGGCAGGATTATTTTTGTCCTTTCACTCACTCTGTTGTGCCTCGACAGATATGGGCCCCATCTGTCAGAGAATTCACATAATGAGCTCCCTCTTTCTAACAcgcatgcacgcgcacacacaccctaccCCTCCTACCCCATGCTCATATTCTCCCCGTTCTTGATCAATGTTCCTCTTTCCTCCCCCTATACACAGGGCCCCCAGCTTGTCACTATGGCAACGTCCCCAGCACAGCTGAAGCGTCCTCCcctcgcacacacgcacactataATTCCGAGGTcaatttgtgtgttattttttcaCGCCTGCTTTCTCGCAAAAAAGTGCTGCAGACACCTTACTTAATACTCTGCATAAGATGGAGACTAATTTGTCTGATCACCAACAGCACATTAAGCTCCAATCATTGTTTTTTACTAATCACTCAACAATCCTGgttcacacaatacacacactaagCAAAAAACTCTCACTGTACCACATGCTTCACATCACAATCCTCCCACTACAACACTCTGTTGCTGTAGCGATTTGCTTTGGAACATCTCGGAAACACTGCCGACGCGCATACTGGTGGAATATATAGTTTATTCGCAGGTCACAAAATCCTGCAGCTCACAGCACAATGCCACCTCTGATGGTATTGCATGTGCCATGGGGCTTTATATATCATTAAAATTAACGTTCTGCATTCAATATATTACATGATGTATACAATCTCCCTCAGTCTGCTTATTGGTTGTGATGTTATGAATTTTTGTATGCTATTTTGTCTCACATGTTGTGCtgtgttcggataagcggtagaagatgaatgaatgaatgttgtgcTGTGGTTCTGTAGCCTTTATTAAGGATGTCAGTACAAATTTCCGTGTTcacttacatactgtatatatacacacacactgaagcatATAGTTCTAAAACCTTTTAGCCAAATCATCTGATACGTTTATAAATTCTTTATAATTATAagcatttttattatcatttataaacatttttgaacaactttctaaacaaatgtaaacaaaaaagaagaaatgtatgTGGTTATGTGTCCTAAAACAATACAGCTTATGAGTATTCCATTTTCAGTGGCTAGGCTCAAGCTGGAATCCTGACTATAACACAGCAATCTGTGTCCAGGATTCAAACTTAACAATGTTATCTGTGTGGGTGGTATTCTCTCTATCCTGTCAATCACACCGTCACTAGCCAGTCATGGTTGTCCGTAAGCTCATGCATGctgaagaaagaaggaaagcgCTTTCCTCTGAAAATCTTACATCAAATCATTTGGCTAGCTTCACTTGTCTCAGAGAAAACTTGCTAAACTTTGCCCTCCCTGATCGCTGTCGTATGATAGGAGAGAGCTGATTGGTGGTGTGGAATTAGTCAAAGCCAAATGAGGGacaaagctggaaaaaaaagctttttttcagtACATACTTTATTCTTAGAAATGTCCAACCTTCACcaatataaacaaaagaaaaaaaaataaataaacctcccATTTTCTTTGGTTTGTCCTATATGAAGACATGCTGaacacatgctgtttttttctgtctgtagtGGAAAATACACATAATACTCTAAATGAAGTACAAATTTATATTTGAATTCAATGGTTTCCACTTTTCAGAATTCAGCCctaatgtacagtatgcagTATGACTTGACAGAACTCTATCTTTAGTTGGAAAAGGACAATGATTTGGCAGCTGTACAAATCCTCAGGCAACACATGCAGCTCAACAGTGGCTTTGGCTAAGCCTGTACACAGAATGCAGCAGAACAAGTTTTCTCTCCACAGGACCAGAATCACAGGGAATAATTAAGTAGGACACTCAGAAATAGAGCATCATCATAGTCCTCTGCTCTTCCTCTAACCACAATGGACAGTACTGGAATGTAGTGCATGTTATGTAACATATTTAAAAACCCTAGGGACGTCAATCAAATAGCGATCCTTCATAATTGCTATTATCTCTGCATGCTAGAAATGTGCAGTGTTACTCCATGATTGTGGATtcccttgtaaaaaaaaatgtcttattttcattcattcattcattcatcttctaccgcttatccgaactacctcaggtcacggggtcatctcaggcgtcatcaggaatcaaggcaggatacaccctggacggagtgccaactcatcacagggcacacacactctcattcactcacgcactcacacactagggacaattttccagagatgccaatcaacctaccatgcatgtctttggaccgggggaggaaacccccgaggcacggggagaacatgcaaactccacacacacaaggtggaggcgggaatcgaaccccgaccctggaggtgtgaggcgaacgtgctaaccactaagccaccgtgcccccatgtcttattttagttattataaaaataataaaagtcatttttctATGTCAATTAATCAGACAGTTAACCATTCAAAATGTGGTACAGGCCTCTTAGACAACAATGTTTTTCCCCCACAGTTTTCTTAGGTAACTGTGAGTAAgagatttaataatttttaacaaAGAATTGATAAAATGAGTTTAAATAGCATCCATTATAAGAGCATTAAGGCCATTAAGGATTTCTAATAATTCACTTAAACAAATTCTTGACGATGATTTACTCTTAGTTAATAGTTTGTTCAACAATGTTGTATTTACACAATAATATTATTGATTAATATCACAATACCaccaaaattaaacaaaatggaATGAGATCATTTATTTTCCACCTTTCCATTAGCTTTGGGAAATGCAGATgatgtaattttctgttatagTGTTCCACATATTTCATAAGGGTGAATCTGTTCAGGTTGTgtgacaaaaaatattttcataacCTGTAATGAATGACTCATGGAAAAGCATGTTTCGTGGATAAGAGTTTAAATAGAttcatacagtatttttaaaaataatgttaagtaatttaaaaatgtaaaaaaatccaaaagaatttttttatttttttaaaacaccatTTAGACTTTATGGCTAAGAGACTCTCAGCATGACATATATTAACTTGCCACTATATTCCTAATCTTTTTTGCAAAACACATACTAGATCCATTAAAACTTTGATAATCTTTTGGTTAAGCCTTTACTTTGTGATTTGGATGCATTGTTGTGCTGAAGGTAAAATTCCTATTCATCTTTACTAGGAGAAACAAAGGGTTTCAACTAAAATCAACTGCTATTTGTAGGGTGCACTGTTCCCTAAAGCCCCATTtcttgctgaagaaaagcagccaAGAACCATGatgccaccaccaccatgctgcactgTGAAAATGGTATTATTTTGGTTATATGAACTTTTGTACACATACCTTTTGGAATTGATCTCTTCAGACTGTAACACATTTTGCCACATGGATTGGCCTGATGTAGTTTGGAGGCTTTTTGTAAGAAAGAGCTTCAATCAAGTCACCATACCCCATAGAAAAATACGAGAGATTTTTGCGACATGCAGAGAGTAATCAGTACTTAGTACTTAATCCTGTagctcctttaatgttgctgtagaTCTCTTGGCAGCCTCCCTTGTAAGTTTTTGTCTTGTACTTTTCTCGGTTTTTAGAGAGTGATGTCACTGACGTGCTCCATTGTCTCTATTTGCTTATGATGGCTTTTATAATCTTCCATGGATCCATattaatgttttggaaattcttttaTACCCCTCTCCTGATCGATACCTTTCAACAATGCAtgctttgtaagctctttgCGGATGAAACTTTGTTGGATGAAATTAAGAAGATCCTACAAAAACAGCTGAATATTATTTGGGGTTTATAAAAATAACTGAATAGATGTCAGCTGTATGATAATTATTTTGAACATGAGATCGAATTCGATCAGTGTGAGCCACATCAACAATTACAAAAAGGCTGTTTTATAACAGTCACTTATTCAATTTATTCAACCAGGTTATAATATCTTGAATTAATATCTTTTTTGGGTTGTAATTTCACACTGATGTTATTTATCTCACAAAATCCTGCCATTTTAATAGGGGTGTGAAGACTTTTTCTATGCAGAATGTTGTTTAGGACCTTTATCACAtgacttattttttctttacagtgcAATGGCACCACAATCATGGAATCACACTACATTTATTCAcaattttgagtttttttattGGCATAGGaaagagacatttttttaatcatcccTCCCTTTATTTGGTAACTTTCCTAACAGATGTGTATGGCTGATTTTGACCCAAGATAAGAAACTGAAGATCTGTGAGAGCAGACTGATAGGTGGTGAACCGTACCTTCAGTGTGTGAGTATCCATCTGCAGTCACCTTCCACTGAATAAGGACTCCCAGCAGGGCAAGCACAGGCCACACGCCCATCACCACCCACGTGTACCAGCAGACAGGCTGAGGAGGTGCCACCTTCACCCTTTCATAGATGTAGCGTGTGAGTGCAAACAGCTCCACAAAATAATCCACAGTGACAGTAACAATGGCTGAGCCGAACACAGCCGTGGAGAGTGTGGTGAAGCAGCGCTGCCACTGCAGAGTGAGCACAGCAAACAGCATGCCTGAACCTAGCAGTACACCCAGTGGCAGCCACACCGTACGAGGATGGTAGAATTCTTCCAGCACTACCAATGAGGCCAGTGCCACCAGCAAGCCCAGCAGCAGGCCTACCATGAAGAGCCCCACACTACGCACCAGCATGGTAACTAAACCACACAGCGTGCCGATGCCCAGCCCAATTCCCACACTGGCCTCCACGCTCAGCTGAGTGTCCATCACTCGCTCCTTGTAGCACAGCATGAAAATAATGATGGAGCCGAACATCAAGCCGGTCAGGAACATTACAGCCTTAAAACAGCGgtagcctgagagagagagagagagagagagagagagagagagagagagagagagagagagagagagagagagagagagagaagggggaacaattcagaggtgggagtaagtcacacatgtgcaagtcacaagtaagtctcaagtcttaaccttcaagtctcaagcaagtccgagtcatttttttgtgagagtcaagtcaagtcaagtcaagtcaagtcgtagcttgagtcaagcaagtcactggcaagtcatacagatgtttgatgatttaactaaatgtagatattaaacaaagttaaatctacagtatttatggactatgagagttttatttgcatcaaaaatgattatatgcatttatttttaaaaggtgtccacatacaggtgagttataaatacaataaaaatctaaaaatgaataaaaatcaaaactacaaagcctaagatgtaaatgtagctgaaataaatttcaatatgcctcaaacatggcagaagaccgtggaaaagtatatataaaaaagtacaatggtttctatgcaaccaaatggcatttttgaacaggcattcccttttaatgggacatgaacacatccttaaattagatccttcctttttaacaacagaataacaacaacaaaaacgtcaatcaaaaaacgtaaattattgaatcacacaaaccttgaagtgaattaactattgggggggaggggagagagagagagagagagagagagagagagagagagatgattgaagtgagtgtaatttattaaagggatagttcacctaaaaaagaaaattcatctttttctcaccctcatgatgttacaaacctgtataaatttctttgttttgatgaacacacatgtagatattttgaggactgtttgtaaccaaaccattcacgagccccattcacttccatagtgggaaaaaaggaagtgaatggggctcttgaagggtttggttacaaacattccttaaaatatcttcctccgtgttcatcaaaacaaagaaatgtgtacaggtttgtaacatcatgagggtgagaaaattatgaaagatttttatttttatttttgggtgaactatccatttaaattgaatgtgtgcgcgtgtgcatgcAATATGAccgtgcttgcaactctgaagtttttaatttttttaatttttatattaatttgagcggtggggtttttttttaatttttattaatttttttaattttatatttttatattttttatgtgcatccccataaacgatccatacgcttttcactcaaagcctaacactgaagaccaattataagtgctattgcaaaaaagctgaca
The genomic region above belongs to Tachysurus vachellii isolate PV-2020 chromosome 8, HZAU_Pvac_v1, whole genome shotgun sequence and contains:
- the tmem198a gene encoding transmembrane protein 198-B, with protein sequence MSSEAQILAFKLAPPAQGGNGDSLFSCDEEIERRYEVVPSVVCSMCCLFGIIYCFFGYRCFKAVMFLTGLMFGSIIIFMLCYKERVMDTQLSVEASVGIGLGIGTLCGLVTMLVRSVGLFMVGLLLGLLVALASLVVLEEFYHPRTVWLPLGVLLGSGMLFAVLTLQWQRCFTTLSTAVFGSAIVTVTVDYFVELFALTRYIYERVKVAPPQPVCWYTWVVMGVWPVLALLGVLIQWKVTADGYSHTEVFISHQQRRLQLMKIRQKEERRENRKKKQKQQQKPQQQQQLQHKQKQKYHHPPQSNPLSTNPPAKVQHQEPTYRRKPNPTRRYDGDVLSPSYIQHFRDRHVDRRGYSHGRLISSSHTVDIDYDCGSQVPLTAHTGPAVRV